The genomic window GTTTCCCTGTGCCATCAAGACTGTGGTTGCCAGCAGCATCGTTCCCGTTAAAAGGGATTTTTTCTTTCGTTTGTCCATGATTGTAAATTTTATTGGGTGAATCATGGAACAAATGTATCAGGCATGAAAACGCGCACTGGAAGCTTGTCTTCAGGGAGTCGTGTTTGGCAGTACTATTCATAATAGTCAGTAGCCATCATTATGATATGAGGAAATGGGAGGTTAACTTGAGAACATAAAAAAGCCCTTTTAACATGTAAAAGGGCAAAGTGGTTTCTGGATTATTATTTAGGATGTGCACATGGTAAGAGACATTGTAACCTACTATCCGATTTTGTGGAGAAATTCCCTTACCAGTATTTTCTTTCTGGCAGAAACGGGAATCAAAGTCCCGTCGATGAGCTCTATATATCCTTCCTGAAAGTACTTTCTGATGCAATCAACATTGATAAGATAAGACTGATGGCAACGCAGGAACTGACCGGGTGGTAGCAAAAACTCATATTCCCTGATGACCTTAGAAACCATTAAGGGATTTTCTCCCTTGATGTAAAAGGTTGTATATCCTTTATCACTGTGACAATATATAATATCATGGGTGTTGACAATCTGCGTGTGGGCAGTACTTTTTAATGCCAGTCGCAACGGCGGGTTCCTGTCGGTAAAGTATCCGGCAGAAAGCTGCAATTGCTGCCGCGTAAACCGGTATTCTTCCGCTTTTAGAAAACAGCGGTCTATACTATTTTTAAATATTGTTTCATCAACCGGCTTTAAAAGGTAGGCGAAGGCACCCAGATTGAGGGCATCAACGGCAAACTGCTCATAGGCAGTAATAAAGATAATAGGTACCGTAAGATCCATATCCCTAAAAACTTCAAAGCTGCTTCCATCCTTAAGCTTTATATCAGCCAGGATCAACTCTGGCTCCAACTCCCGGATTTCTCGTCGTGCCTGTGCTACAGTAGTGCTGTAGCCAACGATCTTCAGATAAGGAATCTCCTGAATTAGGGTGATCAAGTGTTTCAGAATATTGGTCTCGTCTTCGAGCAGGTATACTTTCATGATTAACGGATTTACGATTGCAGTAATGGCAGGTAAAGATTGACCAGATAACCTTTTCCATTTTCCATTATCTCAGGCCTTGCCTCAAAATAAGCCAAACGCTTTTCCTGATTAAAAAGCGTATCCAGGCGTTCCTTTATAATCGACTGCGATAATGATTTTTTAAGTGATGTTCCCGCTTTTTCTACTCCTGTTCCGTTATTGTAAATGCTGATATGCAGCTGATCTTCCTTCTGTAT from Chryseobacterium wanjuense includes these protein-coding regions:
- a CDS encoding LytR/AlgR family response regulator transcription factor, producing the protein MKVYLLEDETNILKHLITLIQEIPYLKIVGYSTTVAQARREIRELEPELILADIKLKDGSSFEVFRDMDLTVPIIFITAYEQFAVDALNLGAFAYLLKPVDETIFKNSIDRCFLKAEEYRFTRQQLQLSAGYFTDRNPPLRLALKSTAHTQIVNTHDIIYCHSDKGYTTFYIKGENPLMVSKVIREYEFLLPPGQFLRCHQSYLINVDCIRKYFQEGYIELIDGTLIPVSARKKILVREFLHKIG